A DNA window from Bacteroides cellulosilyticus contains the following coding sequences:
- a CDS encoding class I SAM-dependent rRNA methyltransferase has translation MYKVYLKSGKEESLKRFHPWVFSGAIAHFDGEPEEGEVVEIYTSKKEFIAKGHFQIGSIAVRVLSFHQDEAIDSDFWKRKLSIAYEMRRSIGIAENPTNNTYRLVHGEGDNLPGLIIDIYARTAVMQAHSAGMHLDRMEIANALSEVMGDKIENIYYKSETTLPFKADLYPENGFLKGGSTDNVAMEYGLKFHIDWLKGQKTGFFVDQRENRALLERYANGRSVLNMFCYTGGFSVYGMRGNAELVHSVDSSAKAIDLTNKNIELNFPGDTRHAAFAEDAFKYLDRMGDQYDLIVLDPPAFAKHRDALRNALQGYRKLNVKAFEKIKPGGILFTFSCSQAVSKENFRTAVFTAAAMSGRSVRILHQLTQPADHPVSIYHPEGEYLKGLVLYVE, from the coding sequence ATGTACAAAGTATATCTCAAATCCGGCAAAGAAGAGTCATTAAAACGTTTCCATCCCTGGGTGTTTTCAGGTGCCATCGCTCATTTCGACGGTGAACCCGAAGAAGGTGAAGTAGTTGAAATCTACACTTCCAAGAAGGAATTCATAGCCAAGGGGCATTTCCAAATAGGCAGCATCGCCGTGCGCGTGCTTTCTTTTCATCAGGATGAAGCTATTGATTCTGATTTTTGGAAACGCAAACTCAGTATTGCCTATGAGATGCGTCGCAGCATTGGCATTGCTGAAAACCCGACTAATAACACTTACAGACTGGTACATGGCGAGGGAGATAACCTTCCCGGGTTGATCATTGATATTTATGCCCGCACGGCCGTAATGCAAGCACACTCTGCCGGTATGCACCTCGACCGCATGGAAATAGCCAATGCCCTGAGTGAAGTGATGGGTGATAAAATAGAGAATATCTATTATAAATCAGAAACGACTCTCCCCTTCAAAGCCGACCTCTACCCTGAGAATGGATTCCTGAAAGGTGGCAGCACAGATAATGTGGCAATGGAATATGGCTTAAAATTCCATATCGACTGGCTGAAAGGACAAAAAACGGGCTTCTTCGTGGATCAACGCGAGAACCGCGCACTGCTGGAACGCTATGCTAACGGACGTTCTGTGCTGAATATGTTCTGTTATACCGGTGGCTTCTCTGTTTATGGTATGCGTGGTAATGCCGAACTGGTACATTCTGTAGACAGTTCCGCCAAGGCTATTGACCTCACGAACAAAAATATTGAATTGAATTTCCCCGGTGATACCCGCCATGCCGCTTTTGCCGAGGATGCTTTCAAATATCTGGATCGTATGGGCGACCAGTACGATCTGATAGTTCTGGATCCACCCGCATTTGCCAAACATCGCGATGCCCTGCGCAATGCGCTGCAAGGTTACCGCAAGCTGAATGTGAAAGCTTTCGAAAAGATCAAACCGGGCGGTATTCTATTCACCTTCTCCTGCTCACAAGCTGTCAGCAAGGAGAACTTCCGCACGGCGGTCTTTACGGCTGCCGCAATGTCAGGTCGCAGTGTGCGTATTCTGCACCAACTGACGCAGCCGGCTGACCATCCGGTAAGTATTTACCACCCCGAAGGAGAATACCTGAAAGGGTTGGTGCTGTATGTGGAATAG
- a CDS encoding BT4734/BF3469 family protein, which produces MKLTLIRTDRETGKESFSTLEAETLIEKIKKENKAAHVSALRHLIPMLQGTDNHYLNIDKLPRIYPAVEYARTKDGEHRVKIYNGLVQIEVNHLAGITEVEQIKQQASLLPQTFAAFCGSSGRSVKIWVLFALPDGSFPKHESEMALFHTHAYRLAVNCYQPLLPYSITLKEPSLNQSCRMTLDEQPYYNPAAIPFCLEQPFAMPGETTFKEQKQAETNPLLRMQPGYSSSDTFSMLFEAALNRAFDGLTNWKRGDDLRPLLTRLAEHCYKAGIPEEEVVRQTLMHYYREADEPVIRAAIHNLYRECKGFGTRNSMTAEQDTAFRLEEFMNRRYEFRYNTVLGELEYRQRDSIHFQFRPADQRIRSSIAFNALKEGIRVWDRDIARYLTSDYIPLHNPVEEYLNDTGRWDGKDRIRALADLVPCENPHWRELFYRWFLSMTAHWRGLDRQHGNSTSPLLVGAQGYRKSTFCRILLPPELRFGYTDSIDFKSKQDAERSLGRFFLINIDEFDQISVSQQGFLKHLLQKPVANLRKPYGTAIQEIRRYASFIGTSNQKDLLTDPSGSRRFICIEVTGPINTNVTINYRQLYAQAMTAISQGERYWLDDTDEAILKQSNQEFEQPTPLEQLFLCHFQAAQTEDEGTWMTPMEILSFLQKKTKDRLAINKVAYFGRALRKLGISSRRRNRGTEYHVIINETAFQ; this is translated from the coding sequence ATGAAACTAACCCTTATACGCACCGACCGTGAAACCGGCAAAGAATCTTTCAGTACCCTTGAAGCTGAAACCTTGATAGAGAAAATAAAGAAAGAGAACAAAGCAGCGCATGTATCAGCCCTGCGCCACCTCATACCTATGCTGCAAGGAACAGATAACCACTATCTGAACATAGATAAATTACCCCGCATCTATCCCGCCGTGGAATATGCCCGCACCAAAGACGGAGAACACCGGGTGAAGATTTACAACGGACTGGTACAGATTGAAGTCAACCACCTGGCAGGTATCACCGAAGTGGAACAGATAAAGCAACAGGCTTCCCTGCTGCCTCAAACCTTTGCCGCCTTTTGTGGAAGCAGCGGACGCAGTGTAAAGATATGGGTGCTCTTCGCCCTGCCCGACGGCTCATTCCCTAAACATGAAAGTGAAATGGCCCTGTTTCATACCCACGCCTACCGTCTTGCAGTAAATTGTTACCAACCCCTGCTGCCCTACTCCATCACCCTAAAAGAACCGTCGCTCAACCAGAGTTGCCGCATGACGCTGGATGAGCAACCTTATTATAATCCGGCTGCCATCCCCTTCTGCCTAGAACAACCCTTCGCCATGCCCGGCGAAACCACTTTCAAGGAACAGAAGCAGGCGGAAACCAATCCACTATTACGCATGCAGCCCGGCTACAGTTCATCGGACACCTTTTCCATGCTCTTTGAAGCGGCACTCAACCGTGCATTCGACGGACTGACAAACTGGAAGCGGGGTGACGACCTACGCCCGTTGCTGACACGGCTTGCCGAGCACTGTTACAAAGCAGGCATCCCCGAGGAAGAGGTAGTCCGGCAAACCCTGATGCATTATTATCGCGAAGCGGACGAGCCCGTAATACGTGCCGCCATACATAATCTTTACCGTGAATGTAAAGGTTTCGGCACCCGCAACAGCATGACCGCCGAACAGGACACAGCCTTCCGCCTGGAAGAGTTCATGAACCGCCGCTACGAATTCCGCTACAACACCGTGTTGGGCGAGCTGGAATACCGCCAGCGCGACTCCATACACTTCCAATTCCGCCCCGCCGACCAGCGGATACGAAGCAGCATAGCGTTCAATGCCCTAAAAGAAGGTATCCGGGTATGGGACCGCGACATAGCACGCTACCTTACCTCCGACTATATCCCCCTCCATAATCCGGTAGAAGAATACCTCAACGACACCGGGCGCTGGGACGGAAAAGACCGCATCCGTGCCCTGGCCGACCTCGTTCCCTGCGAAAATCCGCATTGGAGGGAATTGTTCTACCGCTGGTTTCTCAGTATGACGGCCCATTGGAGGGGACTTGACCGGCAGCACGGCAACAGTACATCGCCCCTACTGGTAGGCGCCCAAGGGTATCGGAAATCCACGTTTTGCCGCATTCTTTTACCACCGGAACTGCGTTTCGGCTATACAGACAGCATCGACTTCAAGAGCAAACAGGATGCCGAACGAAGCCTGGGGCGCTTCTTTCTGATCAACATCGACGAGTTCGACCAGATCAGCGTCAGCCAGCAAGGTTTCCTGAAACATCTGTTGCAAAAACCCGTAGCCAACCTGCGGAAGCCATACGGAACCGCCATTCAGGAGATACGCCGCTACGCCTCCTTCATAGGCACCAGCAATCAAAAAGACTTGCTGACCGATCCCAGCGGCAGCCGGCGCTTCATCTGTATCGAAGTAACCGGTCCCATCAACACCAATGTCACCATCAACTACCGCCAACTCTATGCCCAGGCCATGACTGCCATTTCGCAAGGTGAACGCTACTGGCTGGACGACACCGACGAGGCCATTCTGAAACAGAGCAATCAAGAGTTTGAACAACCTACTCCATTGGAACAACTCTTCCTGTGCCACTTCCAGGCGGCACAAACAGAAGACGAAGGAACGTGGATGACACCGATGGAAATACTTTCCTTTCTCCAGAAAAAGACTAAAGACCGATTAGCCATCAACAAAGTCGCGTACTTCGGGCGTGCACTTCGCAAACTTGGAATCAGCAGCCGGAGAAGAAACCGGGGAACGGAATATCACGTAATAATAAATGAAACGGCATTTCAGTAA
- a CDS encoding nucleoside permease: MSIKVRLIIMNFLQFFVWGSWLISLGGYMGRELHFEGGQIGAIFATMGIASLIMPGIIGIIADKWFNAERLYGLCHIIGAACLFYASTATGYDQMYWAMLLNLLVYMPTLSLANTVSYNSLEQYKCDLIKDFPPIRVWGTIGFICAMWAVDLTGFKNSSAQLYVGGASALMLGLYAFTLPACKPAKTGNKSLLSSLGLDAFVLFKRKKMAIFFLFSMLLGAALQITNTYGDLFLGSFASIPEYADSFGVKHSVILLSISQMSETLFILAIPFFLRHFGIKQVMLISMFAWVFRFGLFGFGDPGSGLWMLILSMIVYGMAFDFFNISGSLFVEQETNSNIRASAQGLFFMMTNGLGAIIGGYASGAVVDAFSVYADGKLVSREWPEIWLIFAAYALVIGILFALVFKYKHRPEEAVNKK, encoded by the coding sequence ATGAGTATAAAAGTTCGTTTGATTATCATGAACTTCCTGCAATTCTTCGTATGGGGGTCATGGTTAATTTCATTAGGAGGTTACATGGGTAGAGAACTACACTTCGAAGGAGGCCAAATCGGCGCAATCTTCGCAACCATGGGCATTGCCTCTCTAATTATGCCCGGCATCATTGGTATCATCGCCGATAAATGGTTCAATGCTGAACGTTTATACGGACTTTGCCACATTATAGGAGCCGCATGCCTTTTCTATGCCTCTACCGCTACGGGATATGACCAGATGTATTGGGCAATGTTACTCAATTTATTGGTATATATGCCTACTTTATCACTGGCCAATACAGTTTCGTACAATTCACTTGAACAATATAAGTGTGATCTGATCAAGGATTTCCCACCCATTCGCGTATGGGGAACCATTGGGTTTATCTGTGCGATGTGGGCAGTAGACCTTACCGGATTCAAGAATTCAAGCGCCCAACTTTATGTAGGTGGTGCATCTGCATTAATGCTGGGGCTGTATGCTTTCACCCTGCCGGCATGTAAGCCTGCCAAGACCGGAAACAAATCACTGCTTTCTTCTTTAGGACTGGATGCATTTGTATTATTCAAAAGAAAGAAAATGGCTATTTTCTTCTTGTTTTCCATGCTTCTGGGAGCAGCGTTACAGATTACCAATACGTATGGTGACCTTTTCCTGGGTAGTTTTGCCAGTATTCCGGAATACGCAGATTCCTTTGGCGTGAAACATTCGGTTATCCTGCTATCCATCTCACAAATGTCCGAAACATTATTTATTCTTGCCATACCTTTCTTCCTGAGACATTTCGGAATCAAGCAGGTTATGCTGATCAGTATGTTTGCATGGGTATTCCGGTTCGGATTGTTCGGCTTTGGAGATCCGGGATCCGGCTTGTGGATGTTAATCCTATCCATGATTGTTTATGGCATGGCATTCGATTTCTTCAACATTTCGGGTTCGTTGTTTGTTGAACAAGAAACCAATTCCAATATCCGCGCCAGTGCCCAGGGATTATTCTTTATGATGACCAACGGTTTGGGCGCCATTATTGGAGGATACGCCAGCGGTGCCGTAGTAGATGCTTTCTCAGTATATGCCGACGGAAAACTGGTAAGTCGTGAGTGGCCTGAGATTTGGCTTATTTTTGCTGCTTACGCACTGGTCATCGGCATATTGTTCGCCTTGGTGTTCAAGTACAAGCATCGGCCGGAAGAAGCAGTAAATAAAAAGTAA
- a CDS encoding 3'-5' exonuclease, with translation MVIKKTIKKEDIKEMPKVLFPGRIHLVQTPWEAEKAVTYLKKYPLLGIDSETRPSFTKGQSHKVALLQVSSAEDCFLFRLNLTGLTLPIISLLESPSVTKVGLSLRDDFMMLHKRAPFEQRSCIELQEYVRMFGIQDKSLQKIYGILFGEKISKSQRLSNWEAEHLTEPQKQYAATDAWACLNIYNRLQELKVTGDYELEPDEPLTNQESLITNP, from the coding sequence ATGGTTATTAAAAAAACGATTAAAAAGGAAGATATCAAAGAGATGCCCAAAGTACTCTTTCCGGGACGAATACATCTTGTACAAACCCCCTGGGAAGCGGAAAAAGCTGTGACTTATCTTAAGAAGTATCCTCTGTTGGGAATTGACAGCGAAACCCGCCCGTCATTCACCAAAGGGCAATCACATAAGGTAGCCTTACTGCAAGTATCCTCTGCAGAAGACTGCTTCCTTTTCCGCCTGAACCTTACCGGCCTGACGCTTCCGATTATTTCATTGCTGGAAAGTCCGTCAGTTACCAAAGTCGGCCTTTCGTTGCGTGACGACTTTATGATGCTGCACAAGCGCGCTCCTTTTGAACAACGTTCCTGTATCGAGTTGCAAGAATATGTCCGTATGTTCGGCATACAGGACAAGAGCCTGCAAAAAATCTATGGTATCCTGTTCGGTGAGAAAATATCCAAATCACAACGCCTCTCCAACTGGGAAGCTGAGCATCTGACCGAACCTCAAAAGCAGTATGCAGCTACCGATGCATGGGCATGCCTCAATATATACAACCGATTGCAGGAATTAAAAGTTACCGGTGACTATGAATTGGAACCGGATGAACCGCTTACCAACCAGGAATCATTAATCACTAACCCATAA
- a CDS encoding HigA family addiction module antitoxin — translation MTMIANKLTPFYPIHPGEILKDEIEYRKISQRALARQMGIAYSQLNEILNGKRPVNAELALLFEAALGLDPEMLLNMQMRYNMQVARADKKTQDRWNEVRKLCASFL, via the coding sequence ATGACTATGATTGCAAATAAATTAACTCCTTTCTATCCTATTCATCCCGGTGAGATACTGAAAGATGAAATTGAATATCGTAAAATCTCCCAGCGCGCCTTGGCCCGTCAGATGGGGATTGCTTATTCACAGTTGAATGAAATACTGAACGGTAAACGTCCGGTGAATGCGGAACTCGCCTTACTTTTTGAGGCGGCTCTGGGGCTTGACCCTGAAATGCTGCTTAATATGCAGATGCGTTACAATATGCAAGTGGCACGTGCTGATAAGAAAACGCAGGACCGCTGGAACGAAGTACGTAAATTGTGTGCCTCTTTTCTGTAA
- a CDS encoding DUF5063 domain-containing protein: protein MKKESQVIFDRNVVEFVTVAAEFCKFLEQAETMKRDTFVDTSLKILPLLYLKAAMLPETEIIGDDAPESYVTEETYEVLRINLAGILAEKDDYLDVFIQDMVYSDQPIKKNISEDLADIYQAIKDFIFVFQLGLNETMNDSLAICQEQFKEYWGQTLVNTLRALHDVKYRQSEEDEPEDDDFEDEGESDCHGHDHGHCDCEKDLNYGY, encoded by the coding sequence ATGAAAAAAGAAAGCCAAGTGATATTCGACCGTAATGTAGTGGAATTCGTCACCGTAGCTGCTGAATTCTGCAAATTCCTGGAGCAGGCGGAAACGATGAAACGTGACACATTTGTCGATACCTCATTAAAGATACTTCCGTTGCTCTACCTCAAGGCGGCCATGTTGCCCGAAACAGAAATAATAGGCGACGACGCTCCTGAAAGCTACGTAACGGAAGAAACGTATGAAGTGCTCCGTATCAACCTTGCCGGGATTCTTGCCGAAAAAGATGACTATCTGGACGTGTTCATACAAGATATGGTTTATAGCGACCAGCCTATCAAGAAGAATATTTCCGAAGACCTGGCAGATATTTACCAGGCCATCAAAGATTTCATTTTCGTCTTCCAGTTGGGATTGAACGAAACAATGAACGACTCCCTGGCTATCTGTCAGGAACAGTTCAAAGAATACTGGGGGCAAACCCTGGTAAACACACTTCGCGCATTGCACGACGTAAAATACCGCCAGTCTGAAGAGGACGAACCGGAAGATGATGATTTTGAAGATGAAGGAGAAAGTGATTGTCATGGCCACGATCATGGTCATTGCGATTGCGAAAAAGACTTAAATTATGGTTATTAA
- a CDS encoding glycoside hydrolase: protein MKNRILLTAALCMSMMAQITAQGYTSLREQIQLAGEWESSLGTCRLPGTTDENRLGERNRDTLVTYQLTRLYPYSGKVIYTREINIPESFRGKKLFLMMERTKPSTVWVDGDSIGSYGHLYAPHRYELPALAVGKHQLKIRIDNSPTSVPKEIQGSHAWTDATQTNWNGILGEFYIEAVPVSYIQSVQVYPEVDKKQALVIVEVDADKDGKAILDVDGYAWNTSETHTLSPQQLAVRLKKGRNRIELPVNMGDKPLLWSEFHPALYKLNIALHAGKNRDSRMVDFGMRKFEVEGTQFVINGYKTFLRGKHDACVFPLTGYGPMDVAPWQRVFRIAKQYGINHYRCHSFTPPRAALEAADIEGIYYQIELPLWGYIKRENTVLNDFLKREGDMLLEHFGNHPSFMMLGLGNELDVEIDVVREWLDDFRNRDNRHLYCFGSNNNLGWKGPQDGEDFFVTCRVGGGDGYTTHVRTSFAYVDAEKGGILNNTRPATDKDYSGAIAHCPRPVVGHENCQFQIYPDYGQIAKYTGVLHPYNLEIFRDRLKENHLSSQAKTFHQATGRFSIECYKADMEYAFRTPGFGGFQLLDLQDYPGQGSALVGILDAFMDSKGIVAPETFYGFCAPLVPLALMKDHCWLNTQPLHIDVALSNYVEGDWNEPVRWSLASDNGGWKREGQLSASVPQGEVGRVGSIELSLSAIKEARRLTLTLFTGEYRNYYHLWVYPDESAESEVSVYVTSRLDGDLKKKLENGASVLFIPEHDSILVQSVSGMFTPDYWNFSMFKTISENAGKEVSSGTLSILTDPMHPLLKYFPTENHSDWQWWSITRNSRPMILNATRGEYRPLIQVVDNIERNHKLGLVFEFAVGKGKLLVCMTDLRAIADMPEGRQFRTSLLRYVKSDAFRPVEQLTWEELNALFHADINQRMIIGVKNESDYTIGND from the coding sequence ATGAAAAACAGAATCTTATTGACTGCTGCGTTATGTATGAGCATGATGGCACAGATTACTGCACAAGGTTACACTTCTTTGCGGGAGCAAATCCAGTTAGCGGGAGAGTGGGAGAGTTCTTTAGGCACCTGTCGCCTGCCCGGTACGACAGATGAAAACCGACTGGGTGAAAGAAACCGGGATACGCTGGTGACGTATCAGTTAACACGTCTCTATCCTTATAGTGGTAAAGTGATTTATACCCGTGAAATAAATATCCCTGAGAGTTTCCGGGGTAAGAAACTGTTTTTGATGATGGAGCGTACCAAACCAAGCACTGTGTGGGTAGATGGTGACAGTATCGGTAGCTATGGTCATCTGTATGCGCCTCACCGGTATGAGCTGCCTGCCCTGGCGGTAGGGAAGCATCAGCTGAAAATCAGGATCGATAACTCACCGACTTCTGTCCCTAAAGAAATACAGGGCTCTCATGCCTGGACAGATGCTACGCAAACGAATTGGAACGGCATTCTGGGAGAATTTTATATCGAGGCAGTTCCGGTTTCTTATATCCAGTCGGTACAGGTATATCCGGAAGTGGATAAGAAACAAGCATTAGTTATAGTGGAAGTCGATGCGGACAAAGACGGAAAAGCGATACTGGATGTCGATGGATATGCCTGGAATACTTCTGAAACACACACCTTGTCTCCCCAGCAACTTGCCGTGCGATTGAAGAAAGGACGAAATCGGATTGAGCTTCCTGTGAATATGGGTGATAAACCATTACTGTGGAGTGAATTTCATCCCGCACTTTACAAACTGAACATTGCGCTCCATGCCGGGAAAAACCGGGATAGCCGGATGGTAGATTTCGGTATGCGCAAGTTTGAAGTGGAGGGTACGCAATTTGTGATAAATGGTTATAAAACTTTTTTGCGTGGGAAACATGATGCCTGTGTTTTTCCCCTGACCGGTTACGGTCCGATGGATGTAGCGCCCTGGCAGCGTGTATTCCGCATAGCTAAACAATACGGTATTAATCATTATCGCTGTCATTCTTTCACTCCGCCGCGTGCTGCGCTGGAGGCTGCCGATATCGAAGGTATCTATTATCAGATTGAGTTGCCTTTATGGGGGTATATCAAGCGTGAAAATACGGTCCTGAACGATTTTCTGAAAAGGGAAGGGGACATGTTGCTGGAACACTTTGGGAATCACCCTTCATTTATGATGCTGGGTCTGGGTAATGAGTTGGATGTGGAGATAGATGTGGTGCGTGAATGGCTCGATGATTTCCGCAATCGGGATAATCGTCATTTGTATTGCTTCGGTTCCAATAATAACCTTGGTTGGAAAGGTCCGCAGGATGGAGAAGATTTCTTTGTGACCTGCCGTGTAGGTGGTGGAGACGGATATACGACTCATGTACGTACTTCCTTTGCGTACGTAGATGCTGAGAAGGGTGGCATTTTGAATAATACGCGTCCGGCTACGGATAAAGACTATTCCGGTGCCATTGCGCACTGTCCCCGTCCTGTAGTGGGGCATGAAAACTGTCAGTTTCAAATCTATCCCGATTACGGTCAGATAGCGAAATATACCGGGGTGCTTCATCCTTATAATCTTGAGATTTTTCGTGATCGTCTGAAAGAGAACCATCTTTCTTCTCAGGCAAAAACTTTTCACCAGGCTACCGGACGTTTCTCGATAGAGTGTTATAAAGCGGATATGGAATATGCTTTCCGTACTCCCGGTTTTGGTGGCTTCCAGTTGCTTGATTTGCAGGATTATCCCGGACAAGGTTCCGCATTAGTGGGTATTCTGGATGCCTTTATGGATAGCAAGGGTATCGTTGCCCCCGAAACTTTTTATGGTTTCTGTGCACCTCTTGTTCCTTTGGCATTGATGAAGGATCATTGTTGGCTGAATACTCAACCGCTTCACATAGATGTTGCTCTTTCTAATTATGTGGAAGGCGATTGGAATGAACCTGTCCGTTGGAGTTTAGCATCTGATAATGGCGGTTGGAAACGCGAAGGGCAATTGTCTGCTTCCGTCCCTCAGGGTGAAGTGGGACGTGTGGGGAGTATTGAACTTTCTCTCTCTGCGATAAAGGAAGCTCGGCGTCTGACATTGACTCTGTTCACAGGTGAGTATCGCAATTATTACCATCTTTGGGTGTATCCCGATGAATCTGCTGAATCGGAAGTTTCCGTCTATGTAACTTCCCGGTTGGATGGTGACTTAAAAAAGAAGTTGGAGAACGGTGCGTCTGTTTTGTTTATTCCTGAGCATGACAGTATTCTTGTGCAGAGTGTGAGCGGTATGTTTACTCCTGACTATTGGAATTTTTCAATGTTCAAGACTATCTCCGAGAATGCCGGAAAGGAAGTGTCTTCCGGAACACTGTCCATCTTGACCGATCCCATGCATCCGTTGCTGAAATACTTTCCAACAGAGAATCATAGTGATTGGCAATGGTGGAGCATTACCCGTAATTCACGCCCTATGATACTGAATGCGACTCGCGGTGAATACCGTCCGCTGATTCAGGTGGTGGATAACATCGAGCGGAATCATAAGTTGGGGTTGGTTTTCGAGTTTGCTGTCGGCAAAGGGAAATTATTAGTCTGCATGACGGATCTTCGCGCCATCGCTGATATGCCTGAAGGAAGGCAGTTCCGTACCTCCTTGCTACGATATGTAAAGTCTGACGCTTTCCGGCCTGTAGAGCAACTTACCTGGGAAGAGTTGAACGCACTCTTTCATGCCGATATCAATCAACGAATGATTATCGGGGTGAAGAATGAGTCGGATTATACGATAGGGAATGATTGA
- a CDS encoding type II toxin-antitoxin system RelE/ParE family toxin produces the protein MIVTFDKEYLKELYITGKCSDKKHRFQPDVIKRYARCIYRLEEASREEDLYKISSLNYEVLRGDKEGISSIRVTDKYRIEFTISLNPDIDEFFVRVCNILELSNHYK, from the coding sequence ATGATAGTTACTTTTGATAAAGAATACCTTAAAGAACTTTATATTACCGGTAAATGCAGTGACAAGAAGCATCGCTTTCAGCCGGATGTGATAAAGCGGTATGCAAGATGCATTTATCGGCTGGAGGAGGCAAGCAGAGAAGAAGACTTATATAAGATTAGTTCTCTTAATTATGAAGTGCTTCGAGGCGATAAAGAGGGAATATCTTCAATAAGGGTTACTGATAAGTATCGTATTGAATTTACGATTTCATTAAATCCTGATATTGATGAGTTTTTTGTCAGAGTGTGTAATATATTGGAATTGTCTAACCATTATAAATGA